A genomic window from Micromonospora sp. WMMA1947 includes:
- a CDS encoding FAD-dependent monooxygenase, with translation MLPERTDVLVVGAGPTGLAVAVTLAGHGIAATVVDRLAEPPVTSRAAVVHAGTLEVLDRIGIAEPLAARGLHSARFSVRDRDRVLVTVPFDRLPSRYPYALLISQADTEAVLTDRLAALGGRVLRPYEMTGLDLDGDGAVARFDGGRAVRARWVVGADGMHSRVRELAGIGFGGPADPGESFLLADVRVDSTLPRDQVSLFLSRRGPLVWAPLPDGTVRLVATVDDAPRDPQAHHFQALLDERGPARRPDRVTGMAWSSRFRIHHRIASTYRRGPVLLAGDAAHVHSPAGGQGMNLGLRDAVALGDALAAGGQALDGYAADRRPRAEEVLGFAAGLTRLAAAPPFARPLRNVLLRLVSTLPPARHRIATRLAGFEPPPR, from the coding sequence ATGCTGCCCGAACGCACCGACGTCCTCGTGGTGGGAGCCGGGCCGACCGGCCTGGCGGTGGCGGTGACACTGGCCGGGCACGGGATCGCCGCGACGGTTGTCGACCGGCTCGCCGAGCCACCCGTCACGTCGCGCGCCGCCGTCGTGCACGCCGGCACCCTCGAGGTGCTCGACCGGATCGGGATCGCCGAACCGCTGGCCGCGCGCGGGCTGCACTCGGCCCGGTTCAGCGTCCGCGACCGGGACCGGGTGCTGGTCACCGTCCCCTTCGACAGGTTGCCGTCGCGCTACCCGTACGCGCTGCTGATCTCGCAGGCCGACACCGAGGCGGTGCTCACCGACCGGCTCGCCGCGCTCGGCGGGCGCGTGCTGCGGCCGTACGAGATGACCGGGCTGGACCTCGACGGCGACGGCGCCGTCGCGCGCTTCGACGGCGGCCGCGCGGTCCGGGCGCGCTGGGTCGTCGGCGCGGACGGGATGCACAGCCGGGTCCGCGAACTCGCCGGCATCGGATTCGGCGGCCCGGCCGACCCCGGGGAGTCCTTCCTGCTGGCCGACGTCCGCGTGGACAGCACGCTCCCGCGCGACCAGGTGAGCCTCTTCCTCTCCCGGCGCGGCCCGCTGGTCTGGGCGCCGCTGCCCGACGGCACGGTCCGGCTGGTGGCCACCGTGGATGATGCGCCGCGCGACCCGCAGGCGCACCACTTCCAGGCGCTGCTCGACGAGCGCGGTCCGGCGCGCCGACCGGACCGGGTGACAGGCATGGCGTGGTCGTCCCGGTTCCGGATCCACCACCGGATCGCGAGCACCTACCGTCGCGGGCCGGTGCTGCTCGCCGGGGACGCCGCGCACGTGCACAGTCCGGCCGGCGGGCAGGGGATGAACCTCGGCCTGCGGGACGCGGTCGCCCTCGGCGACGCGCTCGCCGCCGGAGGGCAGGCCCTCGACGGGTACGCCGCCGACCGCCGCCCCCGCGCCGAGGAGGTGCTCGGCTTCGCCGCCGGCCTGACCCGCCTGGCCGCCGCCCCACCTTTCGCGCGCCCCCTGCGCAACGTGCTGCTCCGCCTGGTCTCGACCCTCCCCCCGGCCCGGCACCGCATCGCCACCCGCCTCGCGGGCTTCGAGCCACCACCCCGCTGA
- a CDS encoding HSP90 family protein, with product MDRTFQVDLRGVVDLLSHHLYGSPRVYVRELLQNAVDAITARRSTEPNAPARVRIEPPELTGDGTLRVYDTGIGLTEAQVHELLATIGRSSKRDELGFSRHEFLGQFGIGLLSCFLVADEIRVVTRHADEPTVLWTGWSDGRYAVRLADPEQTRDEPGTTVTLVPRRDADQWLGVPTVTELARLYGSLLPVDVRVGDTPTTSGPPPWPTTPGAPVDRAALQRYAQELLGFAPFDVVPLSVPEAGLTGVAFILPAAVNPAARAGHRVYLKRMLLSEHADGLLPEWAFFAHCVIDASELRPTASREALYEDTLLTSVRDALGDQIRGWLVRLAKHDPRRLGEFLQVHHLGVKALAIHDDEMLRLVDQWWPMDTNVGTMTLAEFRQRHGVLRYAASLDEFRQLAAVAAAQDLAVVNGGYTYDTELIERLPAVDRSVLIERLEPSDLTTRFEILDPATELALRPFRAAAQRALERLGCEVVIRAYDPVSLPALYLVSRSAAFHDQLAASRDRADELWGGVLDALAASAPPDRPQLVLNHRNPLVRRVTTLADPELVGLAVEALYGQALLLGHHPIRAADAALLNSSFLGLLGRAVPGEIRD from the coding sequence TTGGACCGCACCTTCCAGGTGGACCTCCGTGGCGTGGTCGACCTGCTCAGTCATCACCTCTACGGCAGTCCGCGGGTCTACGTGCGCGAGCTGCTGCAAAACGCCGTCGACGCGATCACCGCGCGCCGGTCCACCGAGCCGAACGCCCCGGCCCGGGTCCGCATCGAGCCGCCCGAGCTGACCGGCGACGGGACGCTGCGCGTGTACGACACCGGCATCGGCCTGACCGAGGCGCAGGTGCACGAGCTGCTCGCCACCATCGGCCGCAGCTCCAAGCGCGACGAGCTGGGCTTCTCCCGGCACGAGTTCCTCGGCCAGTTCGGCATCGGCCTGCTCTCCTGCTTCCTGGTCGCGGACGAGATCCGGGTGGTCACCCGGCACGCCGACGAGCCCACAGTGCTCTGGACGGGCTGGTCCGACGGGCGGTACGCGGTGCGGCTCGCCGACCCGGAACAGACCCGCGACGAGCCGGGCACCACAGTGACGCTGGTGCCCCGGCGCGACGCCGACCAGTGGCTCGGCGTACCCACCGTCACCGAACTGGCCCGTCTCTACGGCAGCCTGCTGCCGGTCGACGTCCGGGTCGGTGACACGCCGACCACCAGCGGCCCGCCGCCGTGGCCGACCACACCCGGGGCACCTGTCGACCGGGCCGCGCTCCAGCGGTACGCGCAGGAACTGCTCGGCTTCGCCCCGTTCGACGTGGTGCCGCTGTCGGTGCCCGAGGCCGGCCTCACCGGGGTGGCGTTCATCCTGCCCGCCGCGGTGAACCCGGCCGCCCGGGCCGGGCACCGGGTCTACCTCAAGCGGATGCTGCTCAGCGAGCACGCCGACGGGCTGCTGCCGGAGTGGGCCTTCTTCGCCCACTGCGTGATCGACGCCAGCGAGCTGCGGCCCACCGCCAGCCGCGAGGCGCTCTACGAGGACACGCTGCTCACCTCCGTCCGGGACGCGCTCGGCGACCAGATCCGCGGGTGGCTGGTCCGGCTCGCCAAGCACGACCCGCGCCGGCTCGGCGAGTTCCTCCAGGTGCACCACCTCGGGGTCAAGGCGCTCGCGATCCACGACGACGAGATGCTGCGGCTGGTCGACCAGTGGTGGCCGATGGACACCAACGTCGGCACGATGACGCTCGCCGAGTTCCGGCAGCGGCACGGCGTGCTCCGGTACGCCGCCAGCCTGGACGAGTTCCGCCAGCTCGCCGCCGTGGCCGCCGCGCAGGACCTGGCAGTCGTCAACGGCGGCTACACGTACGACACCGAGCTGATCGAGCGACTGCCCGCGGTGGACCGCTCGGTGCTGATCGAGCGGCTGGAGCCGAGCGACCTGACCACCCGGTTCGAGATCCTCGACCCGGCGACCGAGCTGGCCCTGCGGCCGTTCCGCGCCGCCGCGCAGCGGGCCCTGGAACGGCTCGGCTGCGAGGTCGTGATCCGCGCGTACGACCCGGTCTCGCTGCCGGCGCTCTACCTGGTGTCCCGCTCGGCCGCGTTCCACGACCAGCTCGCCGCCAGCCGGGACCGGGCCGACGAGCTGTGGGGCGGGGTGCTCGACGCGCTCGCCGCCTCCGCCCCGCCGGACCGCCCGCAACTGGTGCTCAACCACCGCAACCCGCTGGTCCGCCGGGTCACCACGCTCGCCGACCCGGAACTGGTCGGGCTGGCCGTCGAGGCGCTCTACGGGCAGGCCCTGCTGCTCGGGCACCACCCGATCCGGGCGGCCGACGCCGCACTGCTGAACAGTTCCTTCCTCGGCCTGCTCGGCCGGGCCGTACCGGGAGAGATCCGTGACTGA
- a CDS encoding sulfurtransferase: MPVPSDPHPHLQSYADPQRLVTTEWLAEHLGDEGLVVVESDEDVLLYDTGHIPGAVKVDWHTELNDQVTRDYLDAASFAELCAAKGIGRDDTVVFYGDNFNWWAAYALWVFSLFGHQDVRLLDGGRQKWIAEGRELTRDKVSRPRASYPVPERNDAPIRAYREQVMAHVAAGRPLVDVRSPGEYTGEMLHMPDYPQEGALRGGHIPGAVSKPWKSAANDDGTFKSADELRAIYADQLGLSPSDDVVAYCRIGERSSHTWFVLHHLLGFPQVRNYDGSWTEWGNLVRAPVVKGDQPGGLTR, translated from the coding sequence ATGCCTGTGCCGAGCGATCCGCATCCCCACCTCCAGTCGTACGCCGACCCGCAGCGCCTGGTCACCACCGAGTGGCTGGCCGAGCACCTGGGCGACGAAGGGCTCGTGGTGGTCGAGTCCGACGAGGACGTGCTCCTCTATGACACCGGCCACATCCCCGGCGCCGTCAAGGTCGACTGGCACACCGAACTCAACGACCAGGTCACCCGCGACTACCTGGACGCCGCGAGCTTCGCCGAGCTGTGCGCGGCGAAGGGCATCGGGCGGGACGACACCGTCGTCTTCTACGGCGACAACTTCAACTGGTGGGCCGCGTACGCCCTCTGGGTCTTCTCCCTCTTCGGTCACCAGGACGTGCGGCTGCTCGACGGCGGCCGGCAGAAGTGGATCGCCGAGGGCCGGGAGCTGACCCGGGACAAGGTGAGCCGGCCCCGCGCCTCGTACCCGGTGCCGGAGCGCAACGACGCGCCGATCCGCGCGTACCGGGAGCAGGTCATGGCGCACGTGGCGGCCGGCCGGCCGCTGGTGGACGTGCGTTCGCCCGGCGAGTACACCGGCGAGATGCTGCACATGCCGGACTACCCGCAGGAGGGCGCGCTGCGTGGCGGGCACATCCCGGGCGCGGTGAGCAAGCCGTGGAAGTCCGCCGCGAACGACGACGGCACGTTCAAGTCCGCCGACGAGCTGCGCGCCATCTACGCCGACCAGCTCGGGCTGAGCCCGTCCGACGACGTGGTGGCGTACTGCCGGATCGGCGAGCGGTCCAGCCACACCTGGTTCGTGCTGCACCACCTGCTCGGATTCCCGCAGGTGCGCAACTACGACGGCTCGTGGACCGAGTGGGGCAACCTGGTCCGGGCCCCCGTCGTGAAGGGCGACCAGCCCGGCGGCCTGACCCGCTGA
- a CDS encoding TetR family transcriptional regulator — translation MDVTEPATRTRRSDATRAAILRAARERFAADGYDRATIRAIAADARIDPSMVMRYYGSKEGLFAAAAEFDLRLPDLAEVPPDRLGETLTRHFVRRWEADGTLVALLRAAATNPGAADRMRGIFAGQLATAVARSGADPATADRRAGLVASQILGLALTRYVVRLPPVVDLGPEELAAWVGPTIQRYLTQPLPPSRASGR, via the coding sequence GTGGACGTGACCGAACCCGCCACCCGCACCCGCCGCTCGGACGCCACCCGGGCGGCCATCCTGCGCGCCGCCCGGGAACGCTTCGCCGCCGACGGCTACGACCGGGCCACCATCCGGGCCATCGCCGCCGACGCCCGCATCGACCCCTCGATGGTCATGCGCTACTACGGCAGCAAGGAGGGTCTGTTCGCCGCGGCGGCCGAGTTCGACCTGCGCCTGCCCGACCTGGCCGAGGTGCCGCCGGACCGGCTCGGCGAGACACTGACCCGGCACTTCGTCCGCCGCTGGGAGGCGGACGGGACACTCGTCGCCCTGCTCCGGGCCGCCGCCACCAACCCCGGTGCGGCCGACCGGATGCGCGGGATCTTCGCCGGCCAGCTCGCCACCGCGGTGGCCCGGTCCGGTGCCGACCCGGCAACCGCCGACCGCCGGGCCGGTCTGGTGGCCAGCCAGATCCTCGGCCTCGCGCTCACCCGGTACGTCGTCCGGCTGCCACCAGTGGTGGACCTCGGCCCGGAGGAACTGGCCGCCTGGGTCGGCCCGACGATTCAGCGCTACCTGACCCAACCTTTACCCCCGTCCCGCGCGTCTGGCCGGTGA
- a CDS encoding SigE family RNA polymerase sigma factor, with product MGRDADDGRADYLAFVESHQHRLLRAAYLICGNRHQAEDLLQDALLKLALRWPSVRDGDPAAYVRAILYRDAVSWWRRRRREWLSAYPPDRPGSDADAALRLTVRAALDRLPPRQRAVVVLRYFEDLTEVATAEALGVTVGTVKSQCHDALRRLRDVVPAPGTSGDDLVTGMEANS from the coding sequence ATGGGGCGTGACGCGGACGACGGGCGGGCGGACTACCTCGCCTTCGTCGAGTCGCACCAGCACCGGTTGCTGCGCGCCGCGTACCTGATCTGCGGCAACCGGCACCAGGCCGAGGATCTGCTCCAGGATGCGCTGCTCAAGCTGGCGCTGCGCTGGCCGTCGGTGCGCGACGGCGACCCGGCCGCGTACGTGCGCGCCATCCTCTACCGCGACGCCGTCTCCTGGTGGCGACGCCGGCGGCGGGAGTGGCTCAGCGCGTACCCACCGGACCGGCCGGGTTCGGACGCCGACGCGGCGCTGCGGCTCACCGTGCGCGCGGCGCTGGACCGGCTGCCGCCACGCCAGCGGGCCGTCGTGGTGCTGCGCTACTTCGAGGACCTGACCGAGGTCGCCACCGCCGAGGCGCTCGGCGTCACCGTCGGCACCGTCAAGAGCCAGTGCCACGACGCGCTGCGCCGGCTGCGCGACGTCGTACCCGCCCCCGGCACGTCCGGAGACGACCTGGTGACCGGGATGGAGGCGAACTCGTGA